The Terriglobus sp. TAA 43 sequence ATCCTGAGGCGTTGAAGGCGCAGATCTTCAAGGACGTGGCGCGCGCAGAGCGATGGTTTGCACTGCGGCGCGCGCTGTCCACCAACGTCCGCTAGAAGATGCTTTGTAAATACTTGTAGTCAATTGCGGCTGCTTCGAGTGGCGTGTGACCGGTCATGGGCGGATCCTGCTCGACGAAGAAATGCTGTACTCCTGCAGTGCGCGCTGCAGCGATTACCGGTTTGTAGTCGATGTGGCCTTCACCGAGTTGCGTGGGATGAGGCATCCCCGGGCCGCCCATTACCGTGGTGACCTTGGTCGATGCCGGGAAGTCCTTTACGTGAATCACGCGATACCGCTTGGGAAAACGACGGAAGTAGTCCACGGGATTCGCACCCGCTGTAATCATCCATCCGCAATCGAGTTCGAACTGCACCAGCGCGGGGTTTGTCTCAGCCAACAGGATTTCGTAGCCCGTCTTGCCGTCGCCCAGATCACGAAACTCGTGTGCGTGGTTGTGATACGCGAACTGGACGCCAGCTTTTTGCGACTGCTCGCCGATGCGGTTGGCAAGTTCTGCGATCTTCTTGAAGTCGTCTGCGGTGAGCTTGTTCAGTTTGTCCAGAACACCCGCCATGCCTGCGGTGGGCGCTTCAGGCAACAGGATGGAGCTTGCAGCGTAAGGTACGCGGAGATCGTTTGCCTGTTGCAGGATTTTGGCCGTGTCTTCAAAGCCGAACTGAAGATGAGCCGCAGGACACTTCAGGCCATTCTCATCAATGAGCGCGCGCAGTGCTTTGGGTGTGAGCTTGGCGAAGCCTGAGACCTCAACCTCGTCGTAGCCGATGGCCTTTACCTGCTTCAGTGTGCCTGCGGGATCCTGAGTCAGTACCGCGCCGACGGTGTAGAGTTCCAGCCCGATTGGACTGCTCTCCGCGGCCCACGCGGTGTTCGATCGCGATAGAGAAAGCGCAGCCACCGATGCTGCTTGTACCAGGAATGTTCTGCGGGAATGCTGAAGCGTCACGTTTGTCCCCTTCGATAGCGCACCCAATCGTACACGTGGATCGAAAGGGTGGACGAACGAGCTAACGGGGTGGAGGCGAGCTTCCGCCTGCGGGGGACGGCCCTTTTTGCAGCAGTGGTCCGCTGTAGGGCTTGTATGGGCCTACGGGCGAGGCGACGTAGCCCTTTGCCGGCGCGGTGGGCTTGGCGGGTGTCTTTGTTGCGGGTGCATCATCCGGCATGGTCTCGTTCGAGTTATCTGCAGGCGGTGTATCGCGCACAACCGGAGCGGGTTTCGCTGCGGGTTTTGCGTTGTCGCCAGAGTCGTCGGAGTCGTCATCCGAATCGTCGTTCGGGGCTACGGGCTTCTTCACGACGGGTGCTGCGTTGTCTGTGGATTCGGTCGTTGCGTCGACTGCGAGCGCCTTCTTCGCGGCGGTTGGGAACTGCTCATTCGGCGACCGTGCGATGGCGACCTTCATGAAGTCGATCCACATGGGCAGCGCGGCTCGTGCGCCGGTTTCTTTCTCGCCGAGTGTGCGGCGGGGATCATCAAAACCGATCCATGTGCCACATGTGACGGAGGGAGAAAAGCCGAGGAACCACGCGTCGGTATAGCTATTGGTTGTTCCCGTTTTGCCACCGATCGGATGTTTCAGCACAGCGCCTGCCTGGGCTGCCGTGCCGAATTGCGGCACAGCTTTCAGCAGCGTCATCATGGTGCGCGCGGTCTCAACGCTGATAACTTCCTTCACCTGCGGCGAGACCTGTTTCAGCGGCAATCCATCTGCCTGCACGATGCGGCGGATGACGTGCGGCTTGACGAGGATGCCGTCGTTGGGGAAGACAGAGTATGCGCCGACCTGCTCTGACAACTTGATGCCCGCAGAGCCGATG is a genomic window containing:
- a CDS encoding sugar phosphate isomerase/epimerase — translated: MTLQHSRRTFLVQAASVAALSLSRSNTAWAAESSPIGLELYTVGAVLTQDPAGTLKQVKAIGYDEVEVSGFAKLTPKALRALIDENGLKCPAAHLQFGFEDTAKILQQANDLRVPYAASSILLPEAPTAGMAGVLDKLNKLTADDFKKIAELANRIGEQSQKAGVQFAYHNHAHEFRDLGDGKTGYEILLAETNPALVQFELDCGWMITAGANPVDYFRRFPKRYRVIHVKDFPASTKVTTVMGGPGMPHPTQLGEGHIDYKPVIAAARTAGVQHFFVEQDPPMTGHTPLEAAAIDYKYLQSIF